One part of the Paramormyrops kingsleyae isolate MSU_618 chromosome 2, PKINGS_0.4, whole genome shotgun sequence genome encodes these proteins:
- the c5 gene encoding complement C5 isoform X2: MPAPFKIPLKPKFGVWRIEATYTDDFSTRASAEFEVKEYVLPSISVLIQPELNYISAANFESFKLTVTARYNHGSPVSAANVFLRYGYIDGPNTILLPHTITREVLTDGTLEVLFNTKEALEQQDSDGPRTLQDMNGKFLYVVITVQETDGGISQEAELASVKFLQSPFTLSLIATPPFIKPGLPYFLKVLVTDPLGKPVGGVAVKVRVLMTKNDGEEGLLKNSGRQEGHGQTRNKDGTTNFVYNIPSDCKSAVFTLETADQNLPPNNQAVLRHETVAYHSINKRYLYIDWASHYQELTVGDWASINIYFQHYSNIPLESFSYQVISKGKIVKFDTVPRHTGTTFQPINFKVMSDMVPSARLLVYYIMTGETTAELVADSVWMGVKDKCINDLQVKLSAPLREYSPQDNLDLQVEARFNSLVALSSVDTAVYNLRAPSKDPLATVLHHFEKSDQGCGGGGGKDNSDVFRLAGLTFMTNANARATQPEGETCSALVRPKRQTRIRPEIMQKVKSYKEEKRKCCMLGMTSSPFLDTCKSRADRLRNKYNEQTCKEIFIDCCEFRIKLQRTQANDQILARMEVEVYLGWVTSRVRTYFPESWLWETHRITDRSGLITLNRKLPDSLTTWEMRAVGMFSDGICVSDPLRVQVTQQVSLDVPLPYSMVRGEHLELLGSVYNQLSKDSWYCVTLAAPKEICLVHGVPVGQDGAQRTPCNKKDLKSTSVSRVSFTLMALEAGSHSLKFTLQSPLGSETVIKTLRVVPEGIKTELNIAGTLDPQAVYGTLRKRLEFKNSAPAKLVPKSNVERVLTISGELFGEVLAFVNDPNGLHQLTGLPRGSAEAEIMSILPVYYVFQFLEQTDRWELLGHDKAKSRMELKQKLREGVTSLMSFKKKNENGYSMWKDREASTWLTALVLKTLGQVNKHVAVDEKSFCNSVFWLTSTCQNRDGSFKELSDYKPVKLMGAGAMVQEQTAFITSFAIIGIKTAMTVPACNLMEFKNALGYAATYLSDNFQSLKSLYVRAVTAYALALVDQGSMPARELYERLQNYAQVKGNPPLIRFWQEEKEPLNPSTPNRISTQSVETTVYVLLTAMLYGDKEYAAPILRWLTQDQRYGGGLHSTQDTILTLEALKEYSQLVQHSKLEMEIRASYRNKGDLDILRLSENHHVSRSIQVEQTDDVILTTGSSTGVSVANLKTVYYSMAESNDNCHFDLTIEIQPAVQDSTDIMFLLPRLIACAKYKPLENEVFMESAHTIMEIHLPTGIQPLQEDLDMMQNSLDSLVSHYEMKGDQVILQLDSIPSAAFLCVGFRIQELFRTGMTSSSLFKVYEYRDPDSQCSKLYYPHVERRFLRLCDGDECQCMAAECSNFKGSMDLTITAQMRLDAACEDKIKYAFKVKIESSSEEGDFVNYVAKIEDIFKKGTEHVQRNSEVTFVKKATCTDVNLQEGNYYLIMGAEGMERVVRRIYQYKFPLDSQAWVERWPSSDCEDISCSSFLNTLEDFSETFLIMGCP; encoded by the exons ATGCCAGCCCCCTTTAAGATCCCCCTAAAACCAAA ATTTGGTGTCTGGAGGATTGAGGCCACTTATACAGATGACTTCAGTACACGGGCGTCAGCTGAATTTGAGGTTAAGGAATATG tTTTACCTAGCATATCTGTGCTAATTCAACCAGAACTCAACTACATCTCTGCTGCCAACTTTGAATCATTTAAGCTGACAGTAACAGCCAG GTACAACCACGGGTCTCCAGTCTCTGCTGCAAACGTGTTCCTGAGATATGGCTACATCGATGGACCCAACACGATCTTGTTGCCGCACACCATCACAAGAGAAGTG TTGACTGATGGGACATTAGAAGTGTTATTCAACACCAAAGAAGCATTGGAACAACAGGACAGCGATGGGCCCAGAACCCTGCAAGACATGAATGGGAAGTTTCTGTATGTGGTCATCACAGTACAGGAGACTGATG GTGGAATTTCTCAGGAGGCAGAGTTGGCTTCTGTTAAATTCCTACAGTCACCTTTCACCCTGAGTCTGATTGCAACACCACCATTCATCAAGCCTGGACTGCCGTACTTTTTAAAG GTTCTTGTGACGGATCCTCTGGGGAAGCCAGTAGGTGGGGTAGCAGTGAAAGTACGTGTTTTGATGACCAAAAATGATGGAGAAGAGGGCCTGTTGAAAAACTCCGGAAGGCAAGAGGGTCATGGGCAGACGAGGAACAAAGATGGCACCACAAACTTTGTTTACAATATACCCTCTGACTGCAAATCTGCTGTTTTTACT CTGGAGACTGCTGACCAGAATCTGCCTCCCAACAACCAGGCTGTATTAAGACATGAAACTGTAGCCTATCATTCTATCAACAAGCGCTATCTTTACATTGACTGGGCTTCTCACTATCAGGAGTTGACCGTGGGAGACTGGGCCAGCATTAATATCTACTTCCAGCATTATAGCAATATCCCACTCGAATCCTTCAGCTACCAG GTTATTTCTAAGGGAAAGATTGTGAAGTTCGATACTGTTCCTCGTCACACTGGAACCACCTTCCAGCCCATCAACTTTAAGGTGATGTCGGATATGGTTCCTTCTGCCCGGCTGCTGGTCTATTACATCATGACTGGGGAAACCACGGCTGAGCTTGTAGCAGACTCCGTGTGGATGGGAGTGAAAGATAAATGTATCAATGATCTCCAG GTCAAGCTCTCAGCTCCTCTACGGGAATACAGTCCCCAGGATAACCTTGATCTGCAGGTGGAGGCGAGATTTAACTCCCTCGTAGCGCTGTCCTCAGTTGACACCGCTGTCTACAATCTCAGAGCTCCCAGTAAAGACCCTCTGGCCACG GTTCTGCATCACTTTGAGAAGAGTGACCAAGGCTgcgggggtggaggagggaaagATAACTCTGATGTGTTTCGTCTCGCTGGCTTGACGTTCATGACCAATGCCAACGCTCGGGCCACCCAGCCTGAAG GTGAAACTTGCTCAGCACTGGTACGGCCAAAGAGACAGACCCGCATACGTCCGGAAATTATGCAGAAAG TTAAGTCATATAAAGAAGAAAAGCGGAAATGCTGCATGCTGGGAATGACAAGCAGTCCCTTCCTGGACACCTGCAAGTCCCGGGCTGATCGGCTCAGAAACAAGTACAATGAGCAAACATGCAAGGAGATCTTCATAGATTGCTGCGAGTTTCGCATTAAACTTCAGAGAACACAGGCCAACGATCAGATTCTTGCACGTATGG AGGTCGAAGTTTACCTGGGATGGGTCACCTCACGAGTGCGGACTTACTTCCCAGAGAGCTGGCTCTGGGAGACTCATCGCATCACTGATAG GTCAGGGCTGATTACCTTGAACAGAAAGTTACCAGACTCTCTCACCACCTGGGAGATGAGAGCTGTGGGGATGTTCAGTGATG GAATATGTGTGTCAGATCCACTGAGGGTTCAGGTGACCCAGCAAGTGAGCCTGGACGTACCTCTGCCTTATTCTATGGTCCGTGGGGAGCATTTGGAGCTGCTTGGTTCTGTCTATAACCAACTTAGTAAAGATTCATGG TATTGCGTGACACTCGCAGCACCCAAGGAGATTTGCCTGGTTCACGGTGTGCCAGTGGGGCAGGACGGGGCACAAAGGACACCATGCAACAAGAAAGACCTGAAGAGTACCTCTGTCAGCAGGGTTTCCTTCACTCTCATGGCTCTGGAGGCGGGGTCTCACTCACTTAAATTTACTCTACAGAGTCCTCTAGGCTCCGAAACTGTAATCAAGACCCTCCGTGTGGTG CCTGAGGGCATCAAGACCGAACTGAACATCGCAGGAACCCTGGATCCACAGGCTGTCTACG GGACTTTGAGAAAGAGGCTGGAATTCAAGAACAGTGCCCCTGCCAAGCTGGTACCGAAGTCCAACGTGGAGCGTGTTCTTACCATCAGCG GCGAGCTCTTTGGAGAGGTGCTGGCCTTTGTGAATGATCCGAATGGTCTGCACCAGCTGACTGGCTTGCCACGTGGTTCTGCTGAAGCGGAGATTATGAGCATCCTCCCTGTCTATTATGTCTTCCAATTCCTggagcagacagacaggtgggAGCTGCTGGGTCATGACAAAGCCAAAAGCCGTATGGAGCTCAAGCAGAAGCTGAGAGAAG GGGTCACCAGCCTCATGTccttcaagaaaaaaaatgagaatgGCTACAGCATGTGGAAAGACAGAGAAGCCAGTACATG GTTGACTGCTCTAGTGTTGAAGACTCTTGGACAGGTGAACAAACACGTTGCTGTGGACGAGAAGTCATTTTGCAATTCCGTCTTTTGGCTGACGTCTACCTGTCAGAATAGGGATGGCTCCTTCAAAGAGCTTTCTGACTACAAGCCAGTTAAACTCATG GGTGCAGGAGCAATGGTGCAGGAGCAGACTGCCTTCATCACCTCCTTTGCCATCATTGGTATCAAGACTGCAATGACAGTCCCAGCATGCAACTTGATG GAATTTAAGAATGCCCTAGGATATGCCGCAACATACCTGTCTGACAATTTCCAGTCTCTGAAGAGTTTGTATGTGCGAGCGGTCACCGCTTATGCCTTGGCCTTGGTGGACCAGGGCAGCATGCCTGCGCGTGAACTGTATGAGAGACTGCAGAATTATGCCCAAGTCAAAG GAAATCCTCCTCTGATTCGCTTCTGGCAGGAGGAAAAGGAGCCTCTCAACCCTTCGACGCCCAATAGGATCTCCACACAGTCAGTGGAGACCACGGTCTATGTCCTGCTCACTGCAATGCTCTATGGGGATAAAGAATATGCCGCCCCCATTCTCAGGTGGCTGACCCAGGACCAGCGCTATGGAGGAGGATTACATTCAACACAG GACACCATTCTTACTCTGGAGGCCTTGAAAGAATACAGCCAACTAGTCCAGCATTCCAAGCTTGAAATGGAGATCCGTGCCAGCTACAGAAATAAGGGAGATTTGGACATTTTAAGGCTCTCAGAGAATCACCATGTGAGCAGATCAATACAG GTTGAGCAAACAGATGATGTCATCCTAACCACGGGAAGTAGTACTGGAGTATCAGTTGCAAAT TTGAAAACTGTATACTACAGTATGGCAGAGTCTAATGACAACTGTCACTTTGATCTGACCATTGAAATTCAGCCCGCTGTTCAGGACTCCACAG ATATTATGTTCTTGTTACCCCGCCTTATTGCTTGTGCCAA GTACAAGCCTCTGGAGAATGAAGTGTTTATGGAGTCAGCACACACTATCATGGAGATCCATTTGCCTACAGGTATCCAGCCCCTACAGGAGGACCTGGATATG ATGCAGAATTCACTAGATTCTCTAGTGTCACATTACGAAATGAAGGGAGACCAGGTCATTCTCCAGCTGGACTCT ATTCCTTCAGCGGCATTCCTGTGTGTGGGATTTCGGATACAAGAACTGTTCCGCACTGGCATGACAAGCTCCTCCCTATTTAAAGTGTATGAGTACCGAGACCCAG ACAGCCAGTGTTCCAAGCTTTACTACCCACATGTGGAGCGTAGATTTCTGAGACTGTGTGATGGGGACGAGTGCCAGTGCATGGCAG CTGAATGCAGCAACTTCAAAGGCAGCATGGATCTCACCATCACTGCCCAAATGCGATTAGATGCAGCTTGCgaagacaaaataaaatatg CCTTTAAAGTGAAAATTGAGTCCTCATCGGAAGAAGGTGATTTTGTGAATTATGTTGCCAAAATagaagacatttttaaaaagg GTACTGAACATGTGCAGAGAAACAGTGAGGTAACGTTTGTGAAGAAGGCAACATGCACGGATGTGAACCTGCAAGAAGGGAACTATTATCTAATCATGGGGGCCGAGGGAATGGAGAGAGTGGTCAGGCGGATATATCA GTACAAGTTCCCCCTTGACTCCCAGGCATGGGTAGAGCGGTGGCCTTCAAGTGACTGCGAGGACATCTCCTGCTCCAGTTTCCTGAATACCCTGGAGGACTTTTCAGAGACCTTCCTTATCATGGGCTGCCCATGA
- the c5 gene encoding complement C5 isoform X1, with protein MGICCTSVKHRKLHYNMTILPLFWLLFFCRKTVAQSGTYLITAPKILRLDATERVVVQLFGYEESVTFTVSLKSYPDKRETYSTQSVTLTAENRHQDAVTLRLLPESFPKEARHVFLEAHSRDFTKDEKLGVTRENGFMFIQTDKPLYNPEQTVKVRVFSLNEELKPALRPVTLTFSDPEAVKVDIVQMRDVSGILSMPAPFKIPLKPKFGVWRIEATYTDDFSTRASAEFEVKEYVLPSISVLIQPELNYISAANFESFKLTVTARYNHGSPVSAANVFLRYGYIDGPNTILLPHTITREVLTDGTLEVLFNTKEALEQQDSDGPRTLQDMNGKFLYVVITVQETDGGISQEAELASVKFLQSPFTLSLIATPPFIKPGLPYFLKVLVTDPLGKPVGGVAVKVRVLMTKNDGEEGLLKNSGRQEGHGQTRNKDGTTNFVYNIPSDCKSAVFTLETADQNLPPNNQAVLRHETVAYHSINKRYLYIDWASHYQELTVGDWASINIYFQHYSNIPLESFSYQVISKGKIVKFDTVPRHTGTTFQPINFKVMSDMVPSARLLVYYIMTGETTAELVADSVWMGVKDKCINDLQVKLSAPLREYSPQDNLDLQVEARFNSLVALSSVDTAVYNLRAPSKDPLATVLHHFEKSDQGCGGGGGKDNSDVFRLAGLTFMTNANARATQPEGETCSALVRPKRQTRIRPEIMQKVKSYKEEKRKCCMLGMTSSPFLDTCKSRADRLRNKYNEQTCKEIFIDCCEFRIKLQRTQANDQILARMEVEVYLGWVTSRVRTYFPESWLWETHRITDRSGLITLNRKLPDSLTTWEMRAVGMFSDGICVSDPLRVQVTQQVSLDVPLPYSMVRGEHLELLGSVYNQLSKDSWYCVTLAAPKEICLVHGVPVGQDGAQRTPCNKKDLKSTSVSRVSFTLMALEAGSHSLKFTLQSPLGSETVIKTLRVVPEGIKTELNIAGTLDPQAVYGTLRKRLEFKNSAPAKLVPKSNVERVLTISGELFGEVLAFVNDPNGLHQLTGLPRGSAEAEIMSILPVYYVFQFLEQTDRWELLGHDKAKSRMELKQKLREGVTSLMSFKKKNENGYSMWKDREASTWLTALVLKTLGQVNKHVAVDEKSFCNSVFWLTSTCQNRDGSFKELSDYKPVKLMGAGAMVQEQTAFITSFAIIGIKTAMTVPACNLMEFKNALGYAATYLSDNFQSLKSLYVRAVTAYALALVDQGSMPARELYERLQNYAQVKGNPPLIRFWQEEKEPLNPSTPNRISTQSVETTVYVLLTAMLYGDKEYAAPILRWLTQDQRYGGGLHSTQDTILTLEALKEYSQLVQHSKLEMEIRASYRNKGDLDILRLSENHHVSRSIQVEQTDDVILTTGSSTGVSVANLKTVYYSMAESNDNCHFDLTIEIQPAVQDSTDIMFLLPRLIACAKYKPLENEVFMESAHTIMEIHLPTGIQPLQEDLDMMQNSLDSLVSHYEMKGDQVILQLDSIPSAAFLCVGFRIQELFRTGMTSSSLFKVYEYRDPDSQCSKLYYPHVERRFLRLCDGDECQCMAAECSNFKGSMDLTITAQMRLDAACEDKIKYAFKVKIESSSEEGDFVNYVAKIEDIFKKGTEHVQRNSEVTFVKKATCTDVNLQEGNYYLIMGAEGMERVVRRIYQYKFPLDSQAWVERWPSSDCEDISCSSFLNTLEDFSETFLIMGCP; from the exons ATGGGGATTTGCTGCACTTCTGTGAAACACAGAAAGCTGCACTACAACATGACAATCCTGCCGCTCTTCTGGCTCCTGTTCTTTTGCAGGAAAACTGTGGCACAGAGTGGAAC GTACCTGATCACTGCACCCAAAATCCTACGACTGGATGCAACTGAGAGAGTGGTCGTGCAGCTCTTCGGCTATGAGGAGAGTGTGACCTTCACTGTGTCCCTCAAGAGCTACCCAGATAAGCGGGAGACATACTCCACCCAGTCTGTGACACTCACAGCAGAAAACCGCCACCAAGATGCTGTCACACTGAGG CTGTTACCTGAGAGTTTCCCAAAGGAAGCTCGGCACGTCTTCCTGGAGGCACATTCCAGGGACTTCACAAAGGACGAGAAGCTGGGCGTGACCCGTGAAAACGGCTTCATGTTCATCCAGACAGACAAGCCGCTGTATAACCCTGAGCAGACAG TGAAGGTGCGAGTGTTTTCTCTCAATGAGGAACTGAAGCCAGCACTGAGGCCTGTCACTCTCACGTTTTCG GATCCGGAGGCAGTTAAAGTGGACATCGTGCAGATGAGAGATGTCAGTGGGATTCTCTCAATGCCAGCCCCCTTTAAGATCCCCCTAAAACCAAA ATTTGGTGTCTGGAGGATTGAGGCCACTTATACAGATGACTTCAGTACACGGGCGTCAGCTGAATTTGAGGTTAAGGAATATG tTTTACCTAGCATATCTGTGCTAATTCAACCAGAACTCAACTACATCTCTGCTGCCAACTTTGAATCATTTAAGCTGACAGTAACAGCCAG GTACAACCACGGGTCTCCAGTCTCTGCTGCAAACGTGTTCCTGAGATATGGCTACATCGATGGACCCAACACGATCTTGTTGCCGCACACCATCACAAGAGAAGTG TTGACTGATGGGACATTAGAAGTGTTATTCAACACCAAAGAAGCATTGGAACAACAGGACAGCGATGGGCCCAGAACCCTGCAAGACATGAATGGGAAGTTTCTGTATGTGGTCATCACAGTACAGGAGACTGATG GTGGAATTTCTCAGGAGGCAGAGTTGGCTTCTGTTAAATTCCTACAGTCACCTTTCACCCTGAGTCTGATTGCAACACCACCATTCATCAAGCCTGGACTGCCGTACTTTTTAAAG GTTCTTGTGACGGATCCTCTGGGGAAGCCAGTAGGTGGGGTAGCAGTGAAAGTACGTGTTTTGATGACCAAAAATGATGGAGAAGAGGGCCTGTTGAAAAACTCCGGAAGGCAAGAGGGTCATGGGCAGACGAGGAACAAAGATGGCACCACAAACTTTGTTTACAATATACCCTCTGACTGCAAATCTGCTGTTTTTACT CTGGAGACTGCTGACCAGAATCTGCCTCCCAACAACCAGGCTGTATTAAGACATGAAACTGTAGCCTATCATTCTATCAACAAGCGCTATCTTTACATTGACTGGGCTTCTCACTATCAGGAGTTGACCGTGGGAGACTGGGCCAGCATTAATATCTACTTCCAGCATTATAGCAATATCCCACTCGAATCCTTCAGCTACCAG GTTATTTCTAAGGGAAAGATTGTGAAGTTCGATACTGTTCCTCGTCACACTGGAACCACCTTCCAGCCCATCAACTTTAAGGTGATGTCGGATATGGTTCCTTCTGCCCGGCTGCTGGTCTATTACATCATGACTGGGGAAACCACGGCTGAGCTTGTAGCAGACTCCGTGTGGATGGGAGTGAAAGATAAATGTATCAATGATCTCCAG GTCAAGCTCTCAGCTCCTCTACGGGAATACAGTCCCCAGGATAACCTTGATCTGCAGGTGGAGGCGAGATTTAACTCCCTCGTAGCGCTGTCCTCAGTTGACACCGCTGTCTACAATCTCAGAGCTCCCAGTAAAGACCCTCTGGCCACG GTTCTGCATCACTTTGAGAAGAGTGACCAAGGCTgcgggggtggaggagggaaagATAACTCTGATGTGTTTCGTCTCGCTGGCTTGACGTTCATGACCAATGCCAACGCTCGGGCCACCCAGCCTGAAG GTGAAACTTGCTCAGCACTGGTACGGCCAAAGAGACAGACCCGCATACGTCCGGAAATTATGCAGAAAG TTAAGTCATATAAAGAAGAAAAGCGGAAATGCTGCATGCTGGGAATGACAAGCAGTCCCTTCCTGGACACCTGCAAGTCCCGGGCTGATCGGCTCAGAAACAAGTACAATGAGCAAACATGCAAGGAGATCTTCATAGATTGCTGCGAGTTTCGCATTAAACTTCAGAGAACACAGGCCAACGATCAGATTCTTGCACGTATGG AGGTCGAAGTTTACCTGGGATGGGTCACCTCACGAGTGCGGACTTACTTCCCAGAGAGCTGGCTCTGGGAGACTCATCGCATCACTGATAG GTCAGGGCTGATTACCTTGAACAGAAAGTTACCAGACTCTCTCACCACCTGGGAGATGAGAGCTGTGGGGATGTTCAGTGATG GAATATGTGTGTCAGATCCACTGAGGGTTCAGGTGACCCAGCAAGTGAGCCTGGACGTACCTCTGCCTTATTCTATGGTCCGTGGGGAGCATTTGGAGCTGCTTGGTTCTGTCTATAACCAACTTAGTAAAGATTCATGG TATTGCGTGACACTCGCAGCACCCAAGGAGATTTGCCTGGTTCACGGTGTGCCAGTGGGGCAGGACGGGGCACAAAGGACACCATGCAACAAGAAAGACCTGAAGAGTACCTCTGTCAGCAGGGTTTCCTTCACTCTCATGGCTCTGGAGGCGGGGTCTCACTCACTTAAATTTACTCTACAGAGTCCTCTAGGCTCCGAAACTGTAATCAAGACCCTCCGTGTGGTG CCTGAGGGCATCAAGACCGAACTGAACATCGCAGGAACCCTGGATCCACAGGCTGTCTACG GGACTTTGAGAAAGAGGCTGGAATTCAAGAACAGTGCCCCTGCCAAGCTGGTACCGAAGTCCAACGTGGAGCGTGTTCTTACCATCAGCG GCGAGCTCTTTGGAGAGGTGCTGGCCTTTGTGAATGATCCGAATGGTCTGCACCAGCTGACTGGCTTGCCACGTGGTTCTGCTGAAGCGGAGATTATGAGCATCCTCCCTGTCTATTATGTCTTCCAATTCCTggagcagacagacaggtgggAGCTGCTGGGTCATGACAAAGCCAAAAGCCGTATGGAGCTCAAGCAGAAGCTGAGAGAAG GGGTCACCAGCCTCATGTccttcaagaaaaaaaatgagaatgGCTACAGCATGTGGAAAGACAGAGAAGCCAGTACATG GTTGACTGCTCTAGTGTTGAAGACTCTTGGACAGGTGAACAAACACGTTGCTGTGGACGAGAAGTCATTTTGCAATTCCGTCTTTTGGCTGACGTCTACCTGTCAGAATAGGGATGGCTCCTTCAAAGAGCTTTCTGACTACAAGCCAGTTAAACTCATG GGTGCAGGAGCAATGGTGCAGGAGCAGACTGCCTTCATCACCTCCTTTGCCATCATTGGTATCAAGACTGCAATGACAGTCCCAGCATGCAACTTGATG GAATTTAAGAATGCCCTAGGATATGCCGCAACATACCTGTCTGACAATTTCCAGTCTCTGAAGAGTTTGTATGTGCGAGCGGTCACCGCTTATGCCTTGGCCTTGGTGGACCAGGGCAGCATGCCTGCGCGTGAACTGTATGAGAGACTGCAGAATTATGCCCAAGTCAAAG GAAATCCTCCTCTGATTCGCTTCTGGCAGGAGGAAAAGGAGCCTCTCAACCCTTCGACGCCCAATAGGATCTCCACACAGTCAGTGGAGACCACGGTCTATGTCCTGCTCACTGCAATGCTCTATGGGGATAAAGAATATGCCGCCCCCATTCTCAGGTGGCTGACCCAGGACCAGCGCTATGGAGGAGGATTACATTCAACACAG GACACCATTCTTACTCTGGAGGCCTTGAAAGAATACAGCCAACTAGTCCAGCATTCCAAGCTTGAAATGGAGATCCGTGCCAGCTACAGAAATAAGGGAGATTTGGACATTTTAAGGCTCTCAGAGAATCACCATGTGAGCAGATCAATACAG GTTGAGCAAACAGATGATGTCATCCTAACCACGGGAAGTAGTACTGGAGTATCAGTTGCAAAT TTGAAAACTGTATACTACAGTATGGCAGAGTCTAATGACAACTGTCACTTTGATCTGACCATTGAAATTCAGCCCGCTGTTCAGGACTCCACAG ATATTATGTTCTTGTTACCCCGCCTTATTGCTTGTGCCAA GTACAAGCCTCTGGAGAATGAAGTGTTTATGGAGTCAGCACACACTATCATGGAGATCCATTTGCCTACAGGTATCCAGCCCCTACAGGAGGACCTGGATATG ATGCAGAATTCACTAGATTCTCTAGTGTCACATTACGAAATGAAGGGAGACCAGGTCATTCTCCAGCTGGACTCT ATTCCTTCAGCGGCATTCCTGTGTGTGGGATTTCGGATACAAGAACTGTTCCGCACTGGCATGACAAGCTCCTCCCTATTTAAAGTGTATGAGTACCGAGACCCAG ACAGCCAGTGTTCCAAGCTTTACTACCCACATGTGGAGCGTAGATTTCTGAGACTGTGTGATGGGGACGAGTGCCAGTGCATGGCAG CTGAATGCAGCAACTTCAAAGGCAGCATGGATCTCACCATCACTGCCCAAATGCGATTAGATGCAGCTTGCgaagacaaaataaaatatg CCTTTAAAGTGAAAATTGAGTCCTCATCGGAAGAAGGTGATTTTGTGAATTATGTTGCCAAAATagaagacatttttaaaaagg GTACTGAACATGTGCAGAGAAACAGTGAGGTAACGTTTGTGAAGAAGGCAACATGCACGGATGTGAACCTGCAAGAAGGGAACTATTATCTAATCATGGGGGCCGAGGGAATGGAGAGAGTGGTCAGGCGGATATATCA GTACAAGTTCCCCCTTGACTCCCAGGCATGGGTAGAGCGGTGGCCTTCAAGTGACTGCGAGGACATCTCCTGCTCCAGTTTCCTGAATACCCTGGAGGACTTTTCAGAGACCTTCCTTATCATGGGCTGCCCATGA